The DNA segment GGATAAATGTGGTTCTGAGAATTCATGAGAGGAAGAGTGTGCTGTGAAAAGAGAGATGCAGGAAGTCGTaaatgagaaagaaatgaatCCTGGTGTTGAGAAGTGATGCTAGGAAGAAAAGCTCCAGTAAGCATGGTGGCTAAAggctaaatgctaaatgctagaggctaaatgctaaatgctaGATGCTAGCCCCGTGGTCAGCTTGTAATATATATTGTGTTGAAACTACTCGTTAAGTCCTTATTATAAAACCAATCGGAGCTACGGGAATGTTTCCCAATGTTTGAAACTACTTTGgtgctgtgtgtctctgtgtgtgtctgtgtgtctctgtgtgtgtgtgtgtctctgtgtgtgtgtctgtgtgtgtgtgtgtgtctctgtgtgtgtgtgtgtctctgtgtgtgtgtctgtgtgtgtgtgtgtgtctctgtgtgtgtgtctctgtgtgtgtctctgtgtgtctctgtgtgtgtgtctctgtgtgtgtctctgtgtgtgtctctgtgtgtgtgtgtgtgtctctgtgtgtgtctctgtgtgtgtgtgtgtctctgtgtctgtgtgtgtgtctctgtgtgtgtgtctctgtgtgtgtctgtgtgtgtgtctctgtgtgtgtctctgtgtgtgtgtgtgtctctgtgtctgtgtgtgtctctgtgtgtgtatcattgtaaagagtaaagagtacaTATAAAAAGATCGCTAGTttgaatgctaatgctaatcGCGAGTGGCgctaaagctaagctaacaggtATCAGTATCTCTTTGATGTCAATGTGAGTGCTAGAGGTATAAATGATAGAGTATATATGAGTTATATAAATGATAGAGTATAATCAGagcctacaggaaccacagcacacatctttacttattttattctctattaaatataaaatccaacaaagataaaagtacacacacacacacatacacacatacacacacacatctgctgtTAGCGAGCTCTTAGCTTCAGCACAGTTAACCACGATGTCCTCCGTGTCCAACGACTGGCCAACATCACGGCCGGTCCTGTGAGTCTCTCCcggctctaaccctaaccccctaacccccccccccccccccagccctaaccctaaccctctcccgGCTCATGCGAGTCTCTCCCGGCTCATGCTGGACCTCAtgtctcctctcacctgaggccagagtcacagggagagtcaggaggaGCCGCAAGGCAACGCTTAGATTACTGTAGagagccgccgagctagcagccgagctagcagccgagttagcagccgagctagcagatgagttagcagccgagctagcagatgagttagcagccgagctagcagccgagttagcagccgagctagcagccgagttagcagccgagctagcagccgagttagcagccgagctagcagatgagttagcagccgagctagcaaccgagttagccgccaagctaacacctactgtggggggcccccttgagggggattccgataaccgtgtcgctgcactttcctgcattgaccatcacagcatttaaagggacgctcacacagtttgtcgttgcattcaattcataaccagtcgttgtctgggggcccccgaccAGCTCGGAGCCCCCCCGGTCAGCTCGGGCCCCCCGGCCAGCTCGAGCCCCCGGCCGGCTCGGGGCCCACGGCCGGCTCGGGGCCCACGGCCGGCTCGGGGCCCACGGCCGGCTCGGGGCCCACGGCCGGCTCAGGCCCCCCGGCCAGCTCGAGCCCCCCCGGCCAGCTCGAGCCCCCGGCCAGCTCGAGCCCCCCCGGTCAGCTCGAGCCCCCCCCAGTCAGCTCGAGCCCCCCCGGTCAGCTCGAGCCcgaggcaattgcttggtttgcctgtcctgttgtgACGGGCCTGCCCGTAATCCTGGACCCTGTGGTCCTGGACCCCGTAGTCCTGGACCCTGTAGTCCTGGACCCTGTGGTCCTGGACCCCGTAGTCCTGGTTCAGGTCTGGCAGCAGAGCAGCCTCTGGAACACGGTCCTGAACTCGGGGTTGAAGGCGGTGTAGATGAGCGGGTTGACGGCGCTGTTGAGGTAACCGAGCCACGTTACCACGGAGACGAGGGACGGGCTGATGCTGCAGGACCGGCACAGGACCCGGGACACGTGGACCACGAAGAACGGAGTCCAGCAGGCCAGGAACACCCCTGGAGACAAAGACCAGGGTCAGGgacacctgtctcacctctctcctgtctcacctctcacctgtctcacctctctcctgtctcacctctctcctgtctcacctctcgcctctctcctgtctcacctctctcctgtctcacctctctcacctctctcctgtctcacctctctcctgtctcacctctctcacctctctcctgtctcacctctcacctgtctcacctctcgcctctctcctgtctcacctctctcctgtctcacccCTCACCTGAATGATGAATAACCAGCTGAGAGGTGAACGTGTCTCCCGGGCATTGATGTGTAAATGTGGATCTGATGTGAAGATGCTGCTCCATCAGTAAAGTGGTTACCACGGAAACGGAACGATGCAGTAAAGTAGTTACCACGGAAACGGAAAGATGCAGTTTCTATTTTCACTGAGGATCACGGCTTCTCCCACTACTAGTTCACTCACCACTACATCatgtatatgatatatatatatatatatatattaaatatatatatgatgtgtTTCACAGCAACATGTCAAACATTAATAAaagcatttatattttatatgatgAGTTTTGATGAACTGACCCACGACGACGGGCAGGACCTTCATGGCTTTGCGCTCCCTCCCGCTGACTCTGCTGCTCTTGCTGTTCCttcgtcctctcctctccgccTTCAGGCCGTTCTCTCTCccgctcccttcctccctccgtgcTCTCCTCTCCGCCTTCAGGCCGTTCTCTCGCccgctcccttcctccctccgtcctctcctctccgccTTCAGGCCATTCTCTCGCccgctcccttcctccctccgctCCGCGCCGTCTGACATGCTGTCCATCTGCGTGGTCATCGGGTCGCTCTCCACCCCCGCCCCATCCTGCTGCCGCTCTTTTACGGGCGTTGGTGCTGACTGCGTCGTCATGGAGACAGCGGATGGGGAGACGGGGCTCGCGACTTCCTCTCGACGCGTCGCGGCGGGCTTCGAGCCGAGCCGTAAGGAAAGAGTCCGCCGGCTGCCGCGAGCCGCCTGAGAGCGACCGCTCCACCGCCGCAGGCCCCGAAACATCCAGTAATACAAGAAGAGCATGATGGGACACGGCACGAAGAAGGAGCAGACGGACGAATACACCACGAAGCGGTCGTCCTCCAGTTTGCAGACGCTGGGGTCGCGACCCGGGACCCGGTTCAGGCCGAAGATCACGGGACTGGCCACGCCCAGAGACAGGACCCAGGTGGCAGCGATGAGGACCAGCTGACGGACACTGAACTGGTTCCTGTTGTACTTCAGGGGGACGACCACGGCAATGTACCTGAAACACAGCGCACAGGTGAGAGGCTTAAACCTACCGGGGTCTGAGGTCATGAGCTTTCACCTGATGGGATGAAGGCTTCACACTCTGGCCTGCCATTGGCCTTTCATCTGAAACTAGAAGTTGTGTCCTAGAAACATCTTAACTGTAACGACTGAGAGTCTTTAGTCATACTACTTCCTCTGAGATTATTTTATATGCTTATGAATTCATCTGTAATGAGACTCAGGTAGACTCACCTGTCCACACTGATGGCACACAGGTTGAGGATGGAGGCGGTGCACAGCATCACGTCCATGGTCATCAGCGCATCGCATATGGAGGTGTTCAACGTCCACACGCCTCCCAGAAACTGAGTGTAACACAAAGTGATGCATCGTTCTCATTATGTGTGTAAAGTCAGGTAGGTCCTCACATGCAGGTGTAAAGTCAGGTAGGTCCTCACATGCAGGTGTAAAGTCAGGTAGGTCCTCACATGCAGGTGTAAAGTCAGGTAGGTCCTCACATGCAGGTGTAAAGTCAGGTAGGTCCTCACACGCAGGTGTAAAGTCAGGTAGGTCCTCACATGCAGGTATCAGGTAGGTCCTCACATGCAGGTGTAAAGTCAGGTAGGTCCTCACATGCAGGTGTCAGGTAGGTCCTCACATGCAGGTGTAAAGTCAGGTAGGCCCTCACATGCAGGTGTAATGTCAGGTAGGTCCTCACATGCAGGTGTAAAGTCAGGTAGGTCCTCACATGCAGGTGTAAAGTCAGGTAGGTCCTCACATGCAGGTGTAAAGTCAGGTAGGTCCTCACTGACCTCGGAGTAGACGTAGAGGGGCAGCACCAGCACAGCCAGCAGCAGGTCCGCCACCGCCAGGCTGATGATGAAATAGTTGGTGGCGGTCTTTAGGGAGCGCTCAGTGAGCACGCTCAGACACACCAGGACGTTCCCCAGGATGATGACCAGGATTAGGGGGACACCGAGGACCAGGGCCAGGTAGTTGTAGTCCTTCAGGTCTGCTCCACCTGGAGGGTTTCCAGGTGTCACGTTGTCCATGATGGAGGCCCCGAGCACACACTCAACATCTGGACACAGGACACGTGTGGACTGAGATACACACGGGGGTATCCTGGTCTCACCTGGATGCCCCCTGTCCCGGGGCTGTCCTGGTCTCACCTGGATGCCCCCTGTCCCGGCCTGTGGTGGTCTCACCTGGATGCCCCCTGTCCCGGCCTGTGGTGGTCTCACCTGGATGCCCCCTGTCCCGGGCCTGTGGTGGTCTCACCtggatagggttagggttagggttagggataaacgccccctgctggttgatcagtgtactgcatgataaacgccccctgctggtcgatcagtgtactgcatgataaacgccccctgctggtcgatcagtgtactgcatgataaacgccccctgctggtcgatCAGTGCGCTGcatgataaacgccccctgctggtcgatCAGTGCGCTGcatgataaacgccccctgctggtcgatcagtgtactgcatgataaacgccccctgctggttgataaacgccccctgctggtcgatCAGTGCACTGcatgataaacgccccctgctggttgataaacgccccctgctggtcgatCAGTGCACTGcatgataaacgccccctgctggttgataaacgccccctgctggtcgatCAGTGCACTGcatgataaacgccccctgctggttgatCAGTGTACTGCATGATAAACGCTCCCTGCTGGTCGATCAGTGCGCTGcatgataaacgccccctgctggttgatCAGTGTACTGCATGATAAACGCTCCCTGCTGGTTGATCAGTGTACTGCgtgataaacgccccctgctggtcgatcagtgtactgcatgataaacgccccctgctggtcgatCAGTGTACTGCGTGATAAACGCTCCCTGCTGGTCGATCAGTGCGCTGCgtgataaacgccccctgctggttgatCAGTGTACTGCgtgataaacgccccctgctggttgatCAGTGCGCTGcatgataaacgccccctgctggtcgatCAGTGCGCTGcatgataaacgccccctgctggttgatCAGTGCACTGCgtgataaacgccccctgctggttgatCAGTGCGCTGcatgataaacgccccctgctggtcgatCAGTGCGCTGcatgataaacgccccctgctggttgatCAGTGCACTGCgtgataaacgccccctgctggttgatcagtgtactgcatgataaacgccccctgctggttgatCAGTGCACTGcatgataaacgccccctgctggttgatCAGTGCACTGCgtgataaacgccccctgctggtcgatCAGTGCGCTGcatgataaacgccccctgctggtcgatcagtgtactgcatgataaacgccccctgctggttgataaacgccccctgctggtcgatCAGTGCACTGcatgataaacgccccctgctggttgataaacgccccctgctggtcgatCAGTGCACTGcatgataaacgccccctgctggttgataaacgccccctgctggtcgatCAGTGCACTGcatgataaacgccccctgctggttgatCAGTGTACTGCATGATAAACGCTCCCTGCTGGTCGATCAGTGCGCTGcatgataaacgccccctgctggttgatCAGTGTACTGCATGATAAACGCTCCCTGCTGGTTGATCAGTGTACTGCgtgataaacgccccctgctggtcgatcagtgtactgcatgataaacgccccctgctggttgatCAGTGTACTGCATGATAAACGCTCCCTGCTGGTCGATCAGTGCGCTGCgtgataaacgccccctgctggttgatCAGTGTACTGCgtgataaacgccccctgctggttgatCAGTGCGCTGcatgataaacgccccctgctggtcgatCAGTGCGCTGcatgataaacgccccctgctggttgatCAGTGCACTGCgtgataaacgccccctgctggttgatCAGTGCGCTGcatgataaacgccccctgctggtcgatCAGTGCGCTGcatgataaacgccccctgctggttgatCAGTGCACTGCgtgataaacgccccctgctggttgatCAGTGTACTGCgtgataaacgccccctgctggttgataaacgccccctgctggtcgatCAGTGTACTGCgtgataaacgccccctgctggttgataaacgccccctgctggtcgatcagtgtactgcatgataaacgccccctgctggttgataaacgccccctgctggtcgatcagtgtactgcatgataaacgccccctgctggttgatAAACGTCCCCTGCTGGTCGATCAGTGCGCTGCgtgataaacgccccctgctggtcgatCAGTGCACTGCgtgataaacgccccctgctggtcgatCAGTGCACTGCgtgataaacgccccctgctggtcgatCAGTGCACTGcatgataaacgccccctgctggttgatcagtgtactgcatgataaacgccccctgctggtcgatcagtgtactgcatgataaacgccccctgctggtcgatcagtgtactgcatgataaacgccccctgctggttgataaacgccccctgctggtcgatCAGTGCACTGcatgataaacgccccctgctggtcgatCAGTGCGCTGCgtgataaacgccccctgctggtcgatcagtgtactgcatgataaacgccccctgctggtctatcagtgtactgcatgataaacgccccctgctggttgataaacgccccctgctggtcgatcagtgtactgcatgataaacgccccctgctggttgataaacgccccctgctggtcgatCAGTGCACTGCgtgataaacgccccctgctggtcgatcagtgtactgcatgataaacgccccctgctggttgataaacgccccctgctggttgatCAGTGCGCTGcatgataaacgccccctgctggtcgatCAGTGCGCTGCgtgataaacgccccctgctggtcgatCAGTGCGCTGCgtgataaacgccccctgctggttgataaacgccccctgctggtcgatCAGTGCACTGCgtgataaacgccccctgctggttgataaacgccccctgctggtcgatCAGTGCGCTGCgtgataaacgccccctgctggtcgatcagtgtactgcatgataaacgccccctgctggttgataaacgccccctgctggtcgatCAGTGCGCTGcatgataaacgccccctgctggtcgatCAGTGCGCTGCgtgataaacgccccctgctggtcgatCAGTGCGCTGCgtgataaacgccccctgctggttgataaacgccccctgctggtcgatCAGTGCACTGCgtgataaacgccccctgctggttgataaacgccccctgctggtcgatCAGTGCGCTGCgtgataaacgccccctgctggtcgatcagtgtactgcatgataaacgccccctgctggttgataaacgccccctgctggtcgatcagtgtactgcatgataaacgccccctgctggttgataaacgccccctgctggttgatCAGTGCGCTGCATGATAAACTCCCCCTGCTGGTCGATCAGTGCGCTGcatgataaacgccccctgctggtcgatCAGTGCGCTGCATGATAAACTCCCCCTGCTGGTCGATCAGTGTACTGcatgataaacgccccctgctggtcgatcagtgtactgcatgataaacgccccctgctggtcgatcagtgtactgcatgataaacgccccctgctggttgataaacgccccctgctggtcgatCAGTGTACTGCgtgataaacgccccctgctggtcgatcagtgtactgcatgataaacgccccctgctggttgataaacgccccctgctggtcgatCAGTGTACTGCAGGTACCTGATGGTATAGAGCTCTCTAAGAGTCATGGATCACATTACAGGGTTTCACAATAAgagcttttatttctgtctttacgTCTTCTGATCAGTTATTGATTAGTGATCAGTTATTGATTAGTGATCAGTTATTGATTAGTGATCAGTTATTGATTAGTGATCAGTTAAACATGGCTGAGGACTACAGGGTTTGTGATCAATTATTAATGAATCTGCTGaagaacagaaacataaatgaATATCAGACGATGATTTGATGAAGGTCACAGTGACTCATCATATTTTatgtcttattatttattgttaagtATTTATGTAATGAATCATTTTCCTGCTAATGatcaaatgattattaaagCTTTTAATAAACAGACTTCATTCTGCACCCTAAAGAACAGTTCATGGTTTTGATTTTGtctctctcatttctttttttaaatgttttattttgttattttaacatgttaaactaaactaaacagtttttaagaatataaaaacatttgttatGAAATCCAactgaaatgtgacaaaaacTGAACTCACGGTTTAAAAGTGTTGGGACGTCCAAAAAGAGACGAAATCACAAAACCTCCTTCACGCTTTTCCTCCTGCTGGTTTCTactgctcgctctctctctctctctctctctctctctctctctctctctctctctctctctctctctctgtctctctctctctctctctgtctctctctttctctctctctgtctctctctctgtctctctctctctctctctctctctctgtctctctctctctctctctctctgtctctctctctctctctctctctctctctctctctttctctctctctctctctctctctctttgtctctctgtctctctctctctctgtctctctctctctctgtctctctctctctctctctccttaatgatgtcactgtgacaGCAGCTCAGGGTCCTGGTTCCATTCATTAATTAAAcctgaaggtgtgtgtgtgtgtgtgtgtgtgtgtgtgtgtgtgtgtgtgtgagtgtgagtgtgagtgtgagtgtgtgtctattATTTAAATGAAGCCTTCAGATTTCATTTGATGTAAAATTGgattgaatataatatttgatatgtttgacattaatataaagataataatataaagataataatataaagataatataaatatgatataaagATAATATAAAGATAATATAAAGATgatataaagataataatataaagataataatataaagataatataaatatgatataaagATAATATAAAGATAATATAAAGATGATATAAAGATgatataaagataataatataaagataaTATAAAGATAATATAAAGATAATATAAAGATGATATAAAGATGATATAAGGATAATGAGGTGTAATCTACGCTGAGACAGacgtgcagcagcagcagaagcttCATTCGGCTCATGAATGAAGATGAAAGCAGCGTTCCTCTCACAGATGCTAATTAGCTCATTAACATGTTCAGTGTTCATAGAGCAGCACCACacactgaggtcaaaggtcacatcacacctcagaaccagactcagagtgggagaacatcttttaacaggaagaaccctcagaaccagactcagagtgggagaacatcttttaacaggaagaaccctcagaaccagactcagagtgggagaacatcttttaacaggaagaaccctcagaaccagactcagagtgggagaacatcttttaacaggaagaaccctcagaaccagactcagagtgggagaacatcttttaacaggaagaacc comes from the Scomber japonicus isolate fScoJap1 chromosome 23, fScoJap1.pri, whole genome shotgun sequence genome and includes:
- the drd4-rs gene encoding dopamine receptor D4 related sequence; the protein is MDNVTPGNPPGGADLKDYNYLALVLGVPLILVIILGNVLVCLSVLTERSLKTATNYFIISLAVADLLLAVLVLPLYVYSEFLGGVWTLNTSICDALMTMDVMLCTASILNLCAISVDRYIAVVVPLKYNRNQFSVRQLVLIAATWVLSLGVASPVIFGLNRVPGRDPSVCKLEDDRFVVYSSVCSFFVPCPIMLFLYYWMFRGLRRWSGRSQAARGSRRTLSLRLGSKPAATRREEVASPVSPSAVSMTTQSAPTPVKERQQDGAGVESDPMTTQMDSMSDGAERREEGSGRENGLKNGLKAERRGRRNSKSSRVSGRERKAMKVLPVVVGVFLACWTPFFVVHVSRVLCRSCSISPSLVSVVTWLGYLNSAVNPLIYTAFNPEFRTVFQRLLCCQT